The region GCCCCGCGGGGCAACGCCGATCGACTTTGCCTATGCGGTGCACACGGGCATCGGCAATACATGCGTGGGCTGCAAGATCAACGGCAAGATCATGCCGCTGGTGACCGAGTTGCGCAACGGCGACGAGGTGGAGATCATCCGCTCGCCGGCCCAGACGCCGCCGCCTGCATGGGAGGCAATCGCGGTAACAGGCAAGGCCCGCGCCGCCATCCGCCGGGCAACGCGAGAGTCGGTGCGCAAGCAATACGGTGCACTCGGCGAACACATTCTCAAGCGGGCCTTCGCCCGTGCCGGCAAGACCTATTCGGAAGACCTTCTGGACTCCACGCTGGACGATCACAACCAGGCCAGCGTCGCCGATCTGCTTGCCGCGGTCGGGCGGGGCGACCTGAGCGCCCAGGAAGTGCTGAAATCCGCCCATCCGGACTATCAGGACGAACGAGTGGCCCTGTCGGGCCCGCCCATGGAAGAAGGCTGGTTCGGCCTGAAACAGGGCCATGGCATGAAATTCCGCTTTCCGCTGGCCGAAACGGATACCGAAAAGCCCGCCCTCGACCAAACGGCGGAGGCCGGTGAAGCTCCGGCTCTGCCGATCCGGGGCCTCTCCGGTGATATCCCGGTCAAATTCGCACCCGACGGCGGCGCCGTTCCGGGCGACCGTATCGTCGGCATCTTGACCCCGTCGGAGGGACTGACCATCTATCCGATACAATCGCCGGCGCTGAAGGAATATGACGATCAGGCCGAACGCTGGGTGGATGTGCGCTGGGACATCGACGTCAACAATCCAGAACGATTTCCCGCACGCCTTGATATCTCCGCGGCCAACGAGCCCGGCTCTCTGGCAACCATTGCCCAGGTAATTGGGGAAAACAGCGGAAACATCGACAATGTGAAGATGCTTCAGCGGGCACCGGACTTCCACCGGATGTATATCGACCTGGAGGTCTGGGACCTGAAGCACCTGAACCGGATCATCAATCAATTGCGCTCCAAACCGAATGTTTCAAATGTCAGCCGGGTGAACGGCTAGAAACGCGGTCTATTTCAGAGGGATCTGTTTCATGACACGTGACGAAGTGTTGTCCTTGTTCCGCGAAGCCGGTGCGATCCTGGAAGGGCATTTTATTCTGACATCGGGACTGCGCAGCCCGGTTTTTCTGCAGAAAGCCCGCGTTTTCATGTATCCGGATAAGACCGAGAAGCTCTGCAAGGCGCTTGCGCAGAAGATCAGGGCATCGAACCTCGGGCAGATCGACTATATCGTCTCACCTGCTCTGGGCGGCCTCATCCCCGGCTATGAAACCGCGCGCCACCTGGGCGTTCCGGCAATGTGGGTCGAGCGCGAGGACGGCGAGTTCCGGCTTCGCCGGTTCGAGTTGCCAAAGGGGGCACGGGTGATCGTTGTTGAGGATATCGTAACCACGGGGCTTTCGAGCCGCGAGACGGTAACCTCCCTGAAAGCTCTTGGTGCTGAAGTTCTTGGCGTTGCCTGCCTGATCGACCGTTCCGGCGGCGAAGCGGATGCCTCGGTTCCGGTCATCGCTCTGGCGCAATACAAGGTACCGGCCTACGAGCCGGACAATCTGCCGCCGGAACTGGCCGCCCTGCCCGCCGTTAAACCCGGAAGCCGCGGGTTGGTCTGAATGACAACGAAAGCGTAATACGGAGAAGACTTTACCCCCATGCTGTTCCGCCGGAGAAATAGGCCAACCCGCATCGAACGCCTGCGCGTTGCCGTGTGGCCCCGGAACGGCTGGGCCCGGTCGACCCGCTATTTCGGCAAGCGGGTTCTCAGGTTGACGGCAACCCCGCATGCCATCGCAATCGGATTTGCCGCCGGCGCTTTCGCCTCCTGCACACCGCTGGTCGGCTTCCATTTTCTGACGGCCTTCGCGCTGGCCTATCTGCTTCGCGGCAACATGATCGCGGCCGCCCTTGGCACATCGATCGGCAATCCGCTGACATTTCCGTTCATCTGGGCGTTCACCTTCAAGTTCGGACGGTGGGTTCTCTACGGGCGGGCTCCCAATACCGACCCGCATCAGGTTCACCAGCAGTTCCAGCAGGGAATTTTCGAAAAATCCCTGGATGCGCTCTGGCCGATGCTGAAACCGATGTTCATCGGCTCCGTTCCGCTCGGTCTGCTGGTGGGCACGGTGTCCTACGTGATCGTCTTCAAGAGCGTCGAAGTCTATCAGCGTCGTCGCAAGCGGGTTCTTGCCAACAAGAACGGCCGGCTGTTCCCGCCTCCCGCCGGTGCGGCGATGGAAGAAGACAGCAGCCCTTCCTGAGAAGACGAAACCTCAACGTTCAATGCCACGGGGCGGAAAATTCTGTGGCATTCCCGACAAGAAACAGCGATATGACTGCCTCGTGCCGATACGGGCGGCAACGGGGATCACATGGTGCCGGTTGCGAAAGGACAGGAAGCCTTCCCTGCATTGCTTCCGCTGGCCTGAGCAGCTAAGAGTCCACTGCCAAGCGGCTTTGTCCTCCGGGTATGCCGGACAACATTTTTAAGGGATAAAATGAGCGTGTCGGAAAACAAAAAAGACAAGGAGAACGGTCTTTACGAAACCGTAAAGGTCATCGTCCAGGCGCTGTTGCTGGCGTTGATCGTCCGGACCTTTTTGTTTCAGCCGTTCAATATTCCGTCCGGGTCCATGAAGGACACGCTGCTCATTGGCGATTATCTGTTTGTTTCGAAATACAGCTACGGCTATTCGCGCTATTCCTTCCCCTTCGGGCTGGGGCCGTTTTCGGGACGAATCTTCGGCTCGGAACCGGAAAGGGGCGATGTCGCGGTCTTCAAGCTTCCGACCAATCCGACGGTGGATTACATCAAGCGGGTGATCGGCCTGCCCGGCGACACGATCCAGGTGATCGACGGCGTTGTCCATATCAACGGCGAGCCCGTCAAACGGGAGCGCATCGACGACTATATCGAGCAGTCGCCTTCCGGTGTCACGCGCCGCGTGCCGCGCTACCGCGAAACGCTGCCCAGTGGCGTTTCCTACGACACGCTCGACCTCACCGAGCGGGGGACGCTCGATAACACCCGCGCGTACAAGGTGCCCGAGGGGCACTACTTCATGATGGGCGACAACCGGGACAACTCCACCGACAGCCGGGTATTGGACCGCGTCGGCTACGTGCCGTTCGAAAACTTCATGGGACGGGCGGAAATCCTGTTCTTCTCGATCGAGGACGAAACCCCGGCATGGCAGATCTGGACGTGGCCGTGGAGCGTACGCTGGGAGCGGATCGGCCGGACTCTCTGATCCGATCCGACCGGACCCGGCCGTTCGGCAGGTCATCGACCGAAAGACCGAAGCAGTCTGAATGATAAAAAAACAACAACTGAATTCCATCTCGGCGCTCAAGGCG is a window of Roseibium salinum DNA encoding:
- a CDS encoding DUF2062 domain-containing protein; protein product: MLFRRRNRPTRIERLRVAVWPRNGWARSTRYFGKRVLRLTATPHAIAIGFAAGAFASCTPLVGFHFLTAFALAYLLRGNMIAAALGTSIGNPLTFPFIWAFTFKFGRWVLYGRAPNTDPHQVHQQFQQGIFEKSLDALWPMLKPMFIGSVPLGLLVGTVSYVIVFKSVEVYQRRRKRVLANKNGRLFPPPAGAAMEEDSSPS
- the lepB gene encoding signal peptidase I, translating into MSVSENKKDKENGLYETVKVIVQALLLALIVRTFLFQPFNIPSGSMKDTLLIGDYLFVSKYSYGYSRYSFPFGLGPFSGRIFGSEPERGDVAVFKLPTNPTVDYIKRVIGLPGDTIQVIDGVVHINGEPVKRERIDDYIEQSPSGVTRRVPRYRETLPSGVSYDTLDLTERGTLDNTRAYKVPEGHYFMMGDNRDNSTDSRVLDRVGYVPFENFMGRAEILFFSIEDETPAWQIWTWPWSVRWERIGRTL
- the pyrE gene encoding orotate phosphoribosyltransferase, which encodes MTRDEVLSLFREAGAILEGHFILTSGLRSPVFLQKARVFMYPDKTEKLCKALAQKIRASNLGQIDYIVSPALGGLIPGYETARHLGVPAMWVEREDGEFRLRRFELPKGARVIVVEDIVTTGLSSRETVTSLKALGAEVLGVACLIDRSGGEADASVPVIALAQYKVPAYEPDNLPPELAALPAVKPGSRGLV